The sequence below is a genomic window from Tenacibaculum tangerinum.
TTATTTAAAATTTTATAACTATAACATTAATGAAGCGGATCAAGAACTTTCTCCAAGAATATCGAAGTTTACTATGGGGAACATTCAAATTCTGAAATATTTTAATGATAATAAGGATGAAGAAAATAAAATTATTTTATTTTTTATTTTTTTGTACTGTATAGGGGGCTATTCTTTTTTTGAAATAAATAAAATCTGTAGTGTTTTGATAGATTCATTTTCATTCAATAATGAAAATAAAAAAAACATAGTTGTCAGGGCTAAGAATGTAGTCAATAAAAACTATAAAGAGCTTAAAAGATATTTTGATGATTGTTTTTTCGAACTTTCTAAATTTAATCAAGATTCTAGTTTAGTGAGTAGTGATTGGCAACTAGTGTCCAAATGGAAATTTTTTTATGGCAACCTTATTAATACAGATAGTATTAAAGAAGAAGATAGATTAATAAATTTATTTGATAAATATAAAAATCAATTAATGATCAGCTCAGGAGAAGCATATTTTATTTTAGAAATTATACATCAGACTGTGGGAGAGAGTATTTCCTAAATAACGTGAGTTCGGGATAAAAAATTTTTTTAATTACACGAAAAAAAGCGAAAAATTTAGTAAATTAAAGTACTGATTTTTAATTGTATAACTAAATTTTCCACTATGGTTTCTGATTTTAAAATTACTGAATTTTTCTGTTTAATTGATGATTTTTGTACCGAAATTAATCAAGTTATTGATAAAAATGCTTTAGAAACCTGTTCAAAGATAGTTAGACGAAGAAAGCCTAAACTCACCCAAAGTGAAATAATCACAATTATGGTGCTTTTCCATTTTAGTGGTTTTAGGTGTTTTAAACACTTTTATATCGAATATGTTAGCAAACACTTGTCAAAAGAATTTCCAGATTTAGTTTCCTATAACCGATTTGTTGAATTGAAAAAGCGTTGTTCAGTGCCTATGATACTGTTTCTTCAAATGCACTATTTAGGTCAATGTGTAGGCTTCCCTATTTTAGAACTGTTTGTTAATCCAAATATATGGTTTTCCGTTTTAAAATAGATTGGCTTTCCTTTCATATTATTGCTTAAAAGCCAATTTATTTTAAAATGAGCCTAGCGGCAGCGTCATGTTGCTTTTGAGCATATTTTACAGGTGGAATTTTACCCAAAGCATCGTGTGGCCTATGATTGTTATAATCATCCATCCATATCTGTGTTTGTTCTCTTACTTGATCTATATTCTCAAAAATATATTTATTGAGTACACCTCTTCGATAGGAACCGTTGAATCGCTCCACAAATGCATTTTGAGTTGGTTTTCCAGGCTGTATGTACTTAAATTCAATATCGTGCATCCTACTCCATTCATTGGTTATATGTGCGATAAATTCAGTACCATTATCCATTCTGATCTTTGTAGGTTTTCCTTTTTTATTGATAAGGTGATTAAGTACCCATACAATACGATTACTGGTTAAGGAAAAGTCGATCTCTATATGCAGCGCTTCTCTGTTATAATCATCGATAATATTAAATGCCCTAAAGCGTCTTTTATTTTCTAAAACGTCTGTTACGAAGTCCATACTCCAAGTATGGTTGATTTGTTGAGGAACTTCAAGTGGTTCTTTTATTCTTGCTGGTAATCGTTTCTTTGCTTTTGGTCTTAAAGGAAGCCCTAATGCTACATATACTCTGTGCATACGCTTATGATTCCAAGATTTCCCTTCATTGCGTAATCTGTCGTAAGCTTTCCAAAACCCTTCTTCTGAATGTTGTTCTGCTTTTTGCTTCAATGCCTGTTCTACTTCAGAATCGTCCTTAACCAATGGCTTATAATAGTAAACGCTCTTACTCATTTTAAGAACACGGCACGCCCTGCTGATGCCGTAATGAATAAGTTCTTTCGTAATACTTCGCTTACGACAAGGCTTTATAGCTTTTTTTCTATAATCTCCTTTGCCATTTGATGGTCAAGAGCAAGTGTGGCATACATTTGCTTAAGTTTACGGTTTTCTTCTTCCAATTCTTTTAAACGCTTAAGCTCCTTGGAGTTCATACCTGCATACTTACTTCTCCATTTGTAAAAGGCCGCAGCACTTACACCATGTTCACGAGTAATCTCTGGCACTGGCTTACCGTTATCAAACTCCTTTAAAATCTTTGCGATTTGTGTCGGACTAAATTTACTTTTTCTCATAATTACTGTTTAAAATTAAGCTTTTTATTCTACTTTTAAACAGTTCGGTTTTTAGGGAAGCTTACATTAGTGAGTCAGATGATTCTTGTTTGATTTCATTAAATGTTTTACATACTATTACAATTAAACTATCCAGTTCGGATATTTTGCATGTCAAAGAAATAATAAGTTGCTCTGGAGAGTTTGAATAGTTGTAATCTTTACCAAAATTTGAAAAGTCTTTTTTAAGAATATTTTTTAAATTATGGATTGGATAACTCTTTTCTTTTTTTAAACTATCTCTTGAAATACTTAAAACATTATTGCGCTTTATAAATATAGGATAACATTTGCCAAAAGTTGTTGATACTAGAACGTTATATCTTGTTTTATTATTATAAATTTTTAAATAAGCTCTTTTTTCTTCATAATTTAAACTTTGAAGGCTATCGACCAACTGGTTAAAATCAGTAATTCCTCTCAGGTCTACATATTGGTAATTTTCATTTAATGAGAAATCGGAGGAATGAGGATAATAAAATTCTTTTTCAATGTTTTCTCTGTTTGTTTTACAAGAAGTTAGATTAAAAAAGAAAAATATAGAAAGTAAAAGAGTTATTCTTCTTTTCATATAGATTTGTAATTTTTGTACTTAAGGTCTTATTTATCAATAACTAAATTAACTGAAACAAAATAAAAAAACAACCTTTTGGTACTGAGCGTAGCCAAAGAAGGTTGCTTTTTAATATGATAAGATTGCTTCAACTTTAAAAGTATCGCAATGATGTTTTAAGCATTTAAAGGTTGTCCGTCCCAAGCAGCTTTCGCGGCTTCTTTTACCGCTTCAGAGTAGGTTGGGTGTCCATGACAAATACGTGCTAAATCTTCCGCAGAAGCTCTGTATTCCATCGCTACGGCTGCTTCCATAATTAAGTCGGCAACACGAGCACCTACCATGTGTACTCCTAAAATTTCATCGGTATTTTTATCAGCCAAAACTTTTACAAATCCGTCTAAATCTCCACTCGCACGAGAACGTCCTAAGGCACGCATAGAGAATTTTCCTACTTTGTAATCCACCTTAGCTTCTTTTAATTCGTCTTCAGTTTTACCAACAGCCGCTACTTCTGGCCATGTGTATACAATTCCAGGAATTAAGTTATAGTCGATATGAGGTTTTTGTCCCGCTAAATATTCAGCAACCACCACACCTTCTTCTTCTGCTTTATGTGCTAACATCGCTCCACGAACTACATCACCAATGGCATAAATGTTCGAAACGTTGGTTTGTAAGTGATCATTTACTTCAACCATGCCTCTTTCAGTAACTTTTACACCCGCATTTTCTAAAGCCAATCCTTCGGTATACGGACGACGACCTACCGCTACCAAACAGTAATCACCCGTAAAAGTAACCTCTTCTCCTTTTTTATTGGTCGCTGTTACCACAACTTCGTCACCCTTTCTTTCAACAGCAGTAACTCCGTGGCTTGCGTTAATTTTCATTCCTTGTTTCTTTAAAACCTTCGTCAATTCTTTAGAAACATCTTTATCCATGGTTGGCGTAATCGTAGGTGCATATTCGATAACCGTTACCTCAGCGCCTAAACGCTTGAAAACAGAACCTAACTCTAAACCGATAACACCACCGCCAATTACTAATAAATGTTTAGGAACTTCAGGAAGTTTTAAGGCTTCAGTAGAAGTAATAATTCGCTCTTTATCAAGCGTAATAAAAGGTAAAGAAGACGGTTTAGAACCTGTAGCTATAATAATGTTAGTTGCTTCAATAGTTTCTTCAGAACCATCATTTTTAGTGATTTTTACGTGCGTAGCATCTTCAAAAGAACCTAAACCTTCGTAAACCTCAATATTGTTTTTATCCATTAAATATTTGATACCTCCTGTAGTAGTTTCTACTACATTTGCTTTACGAGCTATCATTTTTCCGAAGTCAAAAGAAGGTTTTTCAACAGAAATTCCGTGTTCTTCAAAATGATGTACGGCATCATAGTAATGATGTGAAGAATCTAGTAACGCTTTTGAAGGAATACATCCAACATTTAGACAAGTTCCGCCTAAAGTCGAGTATTTTTCGATAATAGCCACTTTAGAACCTAATTGAGCGGCTCTGATAGCAGCAATATACCCTCCTGGACCAGAACCTATAACGATTAAATCGTATTTCATGAGTTGTGTTTTATTATTTCATCCATTTAAATTGCACAATGTCCGTTGCTAATAAGTTAAGTATTCTTACTGGCTACCACCATTGCTTGCAAGATGCTCATTATGAGCTTTTATAAAAATGAAGTACAAAAGTACAATTATTTGTCGATAAAATTAGTTTTCATATCTTTAAAACTTAAATTCGTTG
It includes:
- the lpdA gene encoding dihydrolipoyl dehydrogenase, encoding MKYDLIVIGSGPGGYIAAIRAAQLGSKVAIIEKYSTLGGTCLNVGCIPSKALLDSSHHYYDAVHHFEEHGISVEKPSFDFGKMIARKANVVETTTGGIKYLMDKNNIEVYEGLGSFEDATHVKITKNDGSEETIEATNIIIATGSKPSSLPFITLDKERIITSTEALKLPEVPKHLLVIGGGVIGLELGSVFKRLGAEVTVIEYAPTITPTMDKDVSKELTKVLKKQGMKINASHGVTAVERKGDEVVVTATNKKGEEVTFTGDYCLVAVGRRPYTEGLALENAGVKVTERGMVEVNDHLQTNVSNIYAIGDVVRGAMLAHKAEEEGVVVAEYLAGQKPHIDYNLIPGIVYTWPEVAAVGKTEDELKEAKVDYKVGKFSMRALGRSRASGDLDGFVKVLADKNTDEILGVHMVGARVADLIMEAAVAMEYRASAEDLARICHGHPTYSEAVKEAAKAAWDGQPLNA
- a CDS encoding IS3 family transposase (programmed frameshift), whose translation is MRKSKFSPTQIAKILKEFDNGKPVPEITREHGVSAAAFYKWRSKYAGMNSKELKRLKELEEENRKLKQMYATLALDHQMAKEIIEKKPIKPCRKRSITKELIHYGISRACRVLKMSKSVYYYKPLVKDDSEVEQALKQKAEQHSEEGFWKAYDRLRNEGKSWNHKRMHRVYVALGLPLRPKAKKRLPARIKEPLEVPQQINHTWSMDFVTDVLENKRRFRAFNIIDDYNREALHIEIDFSLTSNRIVWVLNHLINKKGKPTKIRMDNGTEFIAHITNEWSRMHDIEFKYIQPGKPTQNAFVERFNGSYRRGVLNKYIFENIDQVREQTQIWMDDYNNHRPHDALGKIPPVKYAQKQHDAAARLILK